In Centropristis striata isolate RG_2023a ecotype Rhode Island chromosome 8, C.striata_1.0, whole genome shotgun sequence, the genomic window GTACAATCGAACAACAATTgctctggttttttttttataccacaAACTTTTCACAACTCTACCACTCCCCACTTAAGGCATACACAAGCTGTGTGGCACAATAGTTCAGGATTTCAAAATTCAAgatgaactttattgtcatttcatttaatatttatattgacaaaggaaacaaaatgctgTTTCTCCCCAGCTCCAATCAGATAGCTTGTTACATGCTCCAGCTACTGTAGTGATGAAGTCTGAGAGATCTGCAGACCCGTTCAAACCTTAATGATATGTTCTGTTCCACCGATTTTACATTGTATTCTTGTCAAGTTATTTAAATCAATCTCCAAGCTCaaacaataatattataaaaaactGCAGTGTTTTTCTTGGTTaacatgtagttttgttttcaCGTAGCTGCTTGATTAAAGTGTAACAACATTCAACAAAATTTCATGGTAACTCAGTTGACGTTATCATCATGAGCAGAGTTTGTTTTcaataatatcaatattaatattttccaCAAAATATTATTTGATTTACTTCAGAGAGACTTACTGTGCTTTAGACCTGAAATCATCTGTGGttatatgcaataaaaaatacataaggTTGTATCTGCAATCATGACCATGCTAGACTTCATGTGATCCactgtttgaacaaatatttaCCAATATTTGGCAATTCGCAGCAGATATATTCATCATTTTGTCCCTTTCTCTTGATGTCTTTGGTCTTAGAGAAAATATCACCACAATTTACTTCAGATATTCTGGTGCATTCTCGGTAAAAGTCTTAACTTCTATCAGTtgtttaaatatatgttttttctttcacagaCATTAGTGCTTGTAAACTCGGACCCAAATTTCTCAGAAGTGTTCATTGAAAATCCAGACAGAAATTTTGAGCTCATGTTCGTGCGAGAAAATGAGTGTCAACCAGTTTGGACCTGTGTAATTCGCAAAGGtaagtttttcattttattaaattaatgttattttcattcatttaatatGCATCATAAAAAACAGGCTTCTACTGCAACATATCCAcactttctgtattttattgcagatGATTACCAAGGCACTGGTCCTGTACAAGGTCAGAAAGGtcaaattattcatttttaaaataattgcacTTTCTTATTTTAGAGTAAAAATCTTCGCTGTTTGTTAGTCTGCTCGGAGACACGCACCAAAAACGTACTTACTGACGTGCTGCATGCATATGGTGATAAACAGTAACCTTGTTATTAATTTGCATGTAATCAACAAGTCATGATTGATgtgattttttatattgattgaCATGATTTTTAGTAATTGACTTGCGATTGGTCAGACGGGTGTTTGGGCGGatctggctccaaatgacatcACCAGCACAAGATGGTAGTGGCTGTAAATGGAAGTGGAGACGTGTCATccattctttatacagtctgtagTATGGCCTAtcacattttagaaaataaaataaaatccatcCACTGACTTGAAGGTGATGGAACCCTCattgaaaagtacaatattgtcttttaaaagtaGTGGAGTAGTGGAGTCTTCTGGGCTTtctagtagtttagacattttaaatcctgcttaaaatgaacattcagcgtgctgttcattgtttgtttacatccgagtacttccaatatggctgacatccgtgtaactggctacaatgcgctgtgtaaaacactttttaataaaagcctcttcCAAAttatagcctgcccctattattagccatgtcccaaactgatgttttattaatagaagccccggctactatttgagaaAATACGGTATGCAAACTAATCCATGATCCCTgctatgtgataaataggcccaacaccataataggagaaacatgcccatatcatgatgcctgcaccaccatgcttcactgtcttcactgtgtgctgtggcttgaattcagagtttggggctcgtctcacaaactgtctgcggcccttggacccaaaaagaacaattttactctcatcagtccacaaaattttgtctgtcaccatcttggcagtgcctgACTCCTCCTAGCTCTTAGTGCAACAGGGGTGAGCTGTGTCAGACGATTGAAGAATGGTTTGTGAAAAACGCCACCTGACGGCACcgacctgtcactcaaagcagccatGCCCTTTATTATGCATAACATTAAGCcgttatataaataacaaagccgttatataaataacaaatacatctatatatatatatatatatatatatatatatccagatTCCCCCGATCTGGGGATTGAACCAGCAACCTTCCAGTCACAACCTTGCTtatataaatgttaataaatgtgtaaTAGGTGTTCTTCTGTTCCTTGTCTCCTCAGAGAAACAGCGGCCTCCACTGATCCAAAGAGTGAGTAATGTTACATCACTCTGACTTTACCCGTAgagctttattacattattattgatgATACAAACCATTCTTCCTCAGTTTTCTCAGACAACTGAACTGATGATGCACATCAAGTACACTAAAGATATTAAGCATCAATGTTATGAACCAATAATATCATTAACATGTCTTATATCTCCTtctctggaaaaaaattatataaatatataaatatatatatatatatatatatatatatactcttcttgatattttattttgaaagagtgAGACGTtcagaacattttaaaaacaaaacaatgtgtttttcttttatttctaatttgtttacttttttctttatcaGAAGAAATGAGGTAACTTGTTCAAAAATCAAGAGGCTTATTGCCGTTTTTGTGGTATACAAAAGAGTAACACCCAGGCAGTAAAATaggtataatattaataataataatatttaataaaatacttttaaaagagGGTAAAGTGATTAactttgatgttgtttttgaaatgtatacaTGTAGAAGCAGTTTGTTGGATAAATATTATCAGTGCAATTCCCTGATGGGATGTGATGCATGATCTCTTAATTcatccacatttaaaaaaaaaaaaaaaacagacattgaTGAGATGTGATGAAGTCAAAGTAATTATCCCAGCTGTGAAATTGCACTTTTGCCTCAAGAAcgttttctttgtatttaccaGGTGGAAGCGATGGCGTCTGTCATTGAGCTGCTTTTGGAAACACTGAAAGAATTGAATGACCGGGAGCTTAAAAGGTTCAAGGATGTCCTCCAGCATCAAAATCTCTTCAACAGATATTTTTCAGATATCCCAATGAAACTGCCACAGATAGCACACAGGCAGGATATGGTGTTTTCACTGGTGCTGACCTACGGCCAACAGTCTGTGGAGATGACCAGGAACGTTTTAATGGAGATGAACAGGACTGATTTGGTGCAGAGGTTGTTAGACAGCAGCTCAGGACCCAAAAGTAagacaataaagataaaaacgtgtacaaatcattaaaaaaatgttccttAACATTTGTATCATAAGTGTATGTAGAGAAGAGAGGCATTTTAAATCATCTAATATATATCTTTTAACATCatactaatattattataaaattctattaatatacaatataagtGAGTGTATTGAGTGAAAATTTGTGTTGACTtctttgtattgtgtgtttttgacaaAGACTATTGCCTGATGTCAATCATTCTTTCTTCCTCATCAGAGAAACACTCTTTGGATGAACACCTGTCTGCACTGATCCACAAAGTGAGTGATGTTATATCTATCTGATCATGCACAGTACAGCATTTATtggataaaatacaaataatattattatcatacagtCAGTGAAGTGAAAACAGAGATATAAAcaacaaattgagaaaatataatTGTCCTGCCAACTTCTTCTACAGTGATTTCATCCACAACACCTTGTTAAGATCAGGTTGCTCATCTCAGTTTTGGAGCAGCACAGTAAAAGAATTACAGCCTGTTAATACAATTAAATCAGGTGTTAATCAGGTTATAGATATTTAGAAGTAGAGAAGGAAAACAAACTCATCATCTACTCTAAGAAACAGATAATTAGAAAATGTATCAGTTCATCAGCAAAACGTGTcttaaaacattcacattttctcaatttacaagcacttttatttttccagGTGGCAACAATGGCGGCTGTGAAAGAGCTGCTTTCAGAAACACTCAATGATTTGAGTTACGAGGAGCTAGAAACATTCAAGTGGTTGCTGGAGTTCATGTTCTTCCAGAGgagccttcctctcttctcacAGAGGATACTGTTATGTGGAAGTGAGGTAGAAGATCTGGTAGATTTAATGGTGGAGGTGTGCGGTCAGCAGTCTGTGGAGGTGGTGAAGGAGGTTTTCATGAACATGAACAGGACTGATCTGGTCCAAAGGCTGCCAGAGACCAGCTCAGGACACGAAGGTAAGATCAAGAAGACAACTGTCACATTCATATgtcattattaataaatatgcaTGGTGACAGGATATTTTGTATGAGGTGGATTATTACAGTGTTTCTCATTGATTCCCTCTCTGGTCTTTTTAACCATGGTTTCCTCTTGCCTTCAGTACACACACCTGACAGGAATATTAAAGGCATTTTTCCAGGACTCCATGGCATACaatgcatttattattacaatatcaaTTGGTATTACATGTGTTGCAGCTGCAGGATCATCAGCTGAAGCATTTGGTGTGAAAACTGCAGAGAGAGGTAGGTGCACTATGAAAACTAAATCATTCATTCGTtgataaacataaaacaaaataacaaatactattccttgaacaataaaaatagtttactcaaagtagttgttgttttatttgtttttatttcagaatatgtttaataaagtttaatagCAAATAAGACAGTGTTCACcaggttgttttttattgttttaaagtaaattcTGTGTTCATTCAATTCAGTAAAATAAATTCTTACTATTAGAATTTTTATAGTCTCAACAGTCTGATTATAAAGTGTGACATTAAATCGTTCATTTGTATTTCCTTTCTCTTCAGAGAAACACAGTGTGGATGAACATTGGCCTGCACTGATCCAGAAAGTAAGAAATGTCTGACTTTaaactaaagtaaaaacaaCTAATTGTTTGGGCTGCTGATCAGAGAAGATGTAAGGCTGAGAGATTATGCTTTTGTTCTATGAATATTTCCTTCAATTTACCAGGTGGACACGATGGCGTCTGTTATAGAGCTGCTTTTGGAAACACTGGCTGCTTTGACAGACGATGAGCTCGAGAATTTCAAGTTGATCCTTTTGCGTGAAACCGACTTCGACGAAAGACTCTCATCCAGGTCATTGATGCTGCCAGAGATAAAACACAGGCACGACATAGTGTTTTTACTGGTGCAGACTGACGGACAACAGTCTGTGGAGACGACCGAGGAGGTTTtaaagaagatgaagaggactGATCTGGTGCAGAGGTTGTCAGACAGGAGCTCAGCACCCAAAGGTAagacaatcaaaacaaaacactgaaatcaGGAAACTTGTCGttaacttgttttatattttttataagctGTGTAATATGATTCTTCTCTTTATGTATAATGAAAAGATTGAACATTTAGAGAAAAGAAGACGcataattgtgttttaaaaaaataaattttctgGCCAatatgaaatgttaaaaatattatgGGAGAGGGGGCAAAAAAGACTGAGTTGGTTTGTGTCgttctgtgtattttaaaataatttaaaaaatgactgatatgagttaaaaagatttttaaccACTTTTCTCCTCAGAGAAACACTCTGATGAACATCGACCTGCACTGATCCAGGGAGTGAGTACTTTCACATTTCTTTGTCTTCATACAGCACCCCTTTCATTTAGCAGATAATGATTGAAAGCTATTATTATcttgaacattttaaataataatacaaatctaAATcatgattaacatttttttttccatggacCGAACTGAAGTTGCAGTCAGAGCTATTATGAAGTAATTTCATCAAACAATAATGATATGATATCTTTACCAGTAAGGATGAGATGAGGAAATGTCAGCATGTATGTTTCTCCTTACATTTTACTTAAACAGTGAAGTGAACTTCcataaagtttttccatcagaaATGCCTATTTATTGAACCATTCTTCAATGCATCAAAGTAAATATAGAACATGacatgatgaaaatgttttctttgagcCTGCGATTCATTtcaatgttgtttattttatagaCTGATTTCAGTGTTTGTGAAAAGAGTTGCAACCactgaattaaaagaaaaacaattaaccAGTTTTAAATTGAAGGAATGACGGGGAATCATCTTTGGAATCGTAGACGTTACATAATACAACACCTATTACCAAATAGATCATTACATCAACACTGATAAGATGCAAAGAGTGATTTATAATTGTCCTGGTGAATTAAATTTATGTTCTATGATTGTACTGATTATTTCAGGTAGCAACAATGTCAGCTGTTAAACAGCTGCTTTTGGAAACTCTGAATGATTTGAGTGACAAAGAGCTCGAGAAATTCAAGTGGATCCTAGAGGAGACTGTCATGTTGAAGAATCTTTTATCCCGCATGTCACCGATAAGACTCACCGGAGAAAGGGCAGAATTAGTCGATCAGATGTTGGATACCTTTGGCCAACAGTCTTTTGACTTAACCGTGGAGGTTGTAAAGAAAATGAACAGGATTGATCTGATGCAGAGGCTGTCAGAGCCCAGCTCAGGACTCAAAggtaagagaaagaaaacacatcTGCTTGTGCTGCTTGCTTCGTTTCTTTCcaatgtgaaatataaaaaactgCAGAAACGTATCAATAATTAACActgtcgcctcacagcaagagagtTCTGGGTTCAAACCCAGCTAGGACCCTTCatgagtttgcatgttttctctgtgtcaCTGAGGGTTTTCACCAGGTTCTCCGGCTTACTCCCAAAGTCTAAAGACATGCAGGTAACAGTTAATGACAGATGGGATAAGCTCCAACCCCCCACCACCTTAGGATAAGCGGTTACTGATAATGACAGAGTTGACATTCACACTCAATTTTATACACTTTATGAGTTTAATGTGTTTGAATGCTTTAGTTTGTGAAGTTCTtttataattcattcattcattcattcattatcctgaaccgcttatccacactcgggtcgtggggggctggagctgatcccagctgacattgggcgagaagcgggtacaccctggacaggtcgccagactatcacagggttTTTATAATTTGATccaaatttgttttgttttatttgctttttaagtAACTGAACCTCATTAAAGTCAAATTCACTCTCTTTGTTGAATTAGATTAAAACCATCTGAgtcattttaaatgtcttttctcctCAGAGAACCCCTCTGTGGATGAACATCGACCTGCAGTGTTGAAGAGAGTGAGTCAAACAAATCTCAGCTTTTTCAATAGTTGCAGGTCTTTATGATGTTATATTAGGTCATATGAATTGGTTTGAAGTGATGAAAGTATGAAAGGAGTCATCATATGCATTGATGTTGCTAAAAGATGAATACACAGACAATACTTTGTGTTTGTAGAGAAAATGAGGTAAACACAAATACTACAACAGATATCACCAAGTGTATCATTGTCTTGAGGATcttgtaaaaaatatgaatctcATCCACTTAACTTAAACACTGACATTGATAAAACACAAGGAAATAATTTGTTACCCATCCCAGTTAATAAATGCCACATTTGCTTATCATATcgtttgatttttttcaggcAGCTGTAAAACATGTTCTTTTGAAAGCACTGAAGGGTTTCAGTCAAAAGGAGTTTAAGAAATTCAAGTATTTGCTGCAGTTCACGTACTTCCAGAAGGGGCTCTCATGGAGACAACTGGGCTGGACAAATAGTAGAGGTGAACTGGTGGCTCTGATGGTGGAGAACCAGCAGCCGATGGAGGTGACCAAAGAGGTTTTCATGGACATGAAAAGGCCTGATCTGGTAGAGAGGCTGTCAGAGACCAGCTCAGGACTCAAAGGtcagagaaagaaaacacaaactgcTACATTACACGATCACGTTtgtcttttaaatgtgtaataCATGCCTTTTATAATTCATAATAGCCCGTGATGCAACATACCACATTAATGAATTTGACTACAGACTCATATTTATTTGAATGCAGCCGCTATGATTTTCTTGATTTCACTATTTAGTAGATTTTAGTGTCGTTTTTGCAGCAATAAgttctttagtttttattttctttaaaagcaATTGAAACTTTTTTAGAAGGAACAAAATATAAGTTGCAGtttaatacacacagacacatggaaGTAGCCTCTGTGAAGTCACCcctgctagggctgggcgatatggaccaaaagtcaaatcccaatatatttaggctgaatatcgatatgcgatatatatcccgatatttttattgcaa contains:
- the LOC131976713 gene encoding uncharacterized protein LOC131976713 isoform X2, encoding MKLPQIAHRQDMVFSLVLTYGQQSVEMTRNVLMEMNRTDLVQRLLDSSSGPKKKHSLDEHLSALIHKVATMAAVKELLSETLNDLSYEELETFKWLLEFMFFQRSLPLFSQRILLCGSEVEDLVDLMVEVCGQQSVEVVKEVFMNMNRTDLVQRLPETSSGHEAAGSSAEAFGVKTAEREKHSVDEHWPALIQKVDTMASVIELLLETLAALTDDELENFKLILLRETDFDERLSSRSLMLPEIKHRHDIVFLLVQTDGQQSVETTEEVLKKMKRTDLVQRLSDRSSAPKEKHSDEHRPALIQGVATMSAVKQLLLETLNDLSDKELEKFKWILEETVMLKNLLSRMSPIRLTGERAELVDQMLDTFGQQSFDLTVEVVKKMNRIDLMQRLSEPSSGLKENPSVDEHRPAVLKRL
- the LOC131976713 gene encoding uncharacterized protein LOC131976713 isoform X1; its protein translation is MKLPQIAHRQDMVFSLVLTYGQQSVEMTRNVLMEMNRTDLVQRLLDSSSGPKKKHSLDEHLSALIHKVATMAAVKELLSETLNDLSYEELETFKWLLEFMFFQRSLPLFSQRILLCGSEVEDLVDLMVEVCGQQSVEVVKEVFMNMNRTDLVQRLPETSSGHEAAGSSAEAFGVKTAEREKHSVDEHWPALIQKVDTMASVIELLLETLAALTDDELENFKLILLRETDFDERLSSRSLMLPEIKHRHDIVFLLVQTDGQQSVETTEEVLKKMKRTDLVQRLSDRSSAPKEKHSDEHRPALIQGVATMSAVKQLLLETLNDLSDKELEKFKWILEETVMLKNLLSRMSPIRLTGERAELVDQMLDTFGQQSFDLTVEVVKKMNRIDLMQRLSEPSSGLKENPSVDEHRPAVLKRAAVKHVLLKALKGFSQKEFKKFKYLLQFTYFQKGLSWRQLGWTNSRGELVALMVENQQPMEVTKEVFMDMKRPDLVERLSETSSGLKGQRKKTQTATLHDHVCLLNV